CTGGCCGAGGACAAAGATCTTCGATGCTGTCTCGCTCGGGAAGTTGCGCCATCGGAGTTGCTCACGGATGTGATGTCGAAGAAGTAAACCGACGGAACGGGCGAGCACGTCGTCGTCCGGCAAGAAATCAACGAACGCAGTGGTCGGGCAGCTTGCCGAAGCGTTCGATAAGCGAAGCCCGATAGAGCGCCGGAAGCGACTCCCACCACCGAGCCTTGCCGAGCGACTCGTTCGACGGCAACGGAAACGGCACGACCCGTCCTTCGAGATCGCCGACGAGTTCGTTCACGGCGCGTGCGGCAGCGCCGTGCGAAAGAATCCGGCAAGCGTTTTCGGCGGTCTCTTGCATGTAGCGCCGATAACGGGAATCGGTTCGCGCGACTTCGAACTCTTGAGGATGCGCCGACAACACGTAAGGGATACCGGCTTCCAGCGCCAAATGGCCGAACAACCAAACATGCTGCACATGCACGATGCACGGATCGTAAAGATCGATTTCGCGATCGAACTCGGCGCGCAACAGATCGCGATAGTCGGAAAGTTGCCGATCGCTCAGCGCGGCGAATGTGACGTTGCTGCGCCCGGCTTCGGCCACGGCGGTCGGAGACGCAACGCCCCCGAACGTCGGCATCGCATGCGGGAACGGTGCGCGGCGATCGGTCGCATGGCAAACGACGCGCCGCACGTTCGGCTCGACCTCTTCCCCCGGCTCGTCGTCGACGCACAGAATGCGCACCTGATGCCCGGCGGATGCGAGTCCGCGCGCAGCGCTATCGACGAAGCGGCCCGATACGGCACCGTCGAGCGGCTCGTGGCTGGTGAACAAGATACGCATCGAAAAGCAAACGCGAAAGAAAATCGCAAAACGACATGTGCGGAGCGCGGCGAACGCCGACCCCGCTGCAAAAAGTAGCCGAAAGAATGCTAGCACGGCCCGAGTCGGGGGTCTACGGGTCTCGCCGAACTTGCGGCCAACCGAACGCTTCCCTTCGCGCCGGCAGTGGCGGTATCTGCGAGAGACTGGTACTGCATCGTAAACCCCGGGTCGGTATAGTCCGCACCGCGCGAATGTCGGCGAATGCCCGAGATCCGCGTCGGAGAATCTCATGTCGACTACGCTCGATCCAAGAACGCCGGCACCCGGCCCGACACCCAGCATTGAAAAGCTGCGCGAACTCCATGCGCGCCTCGCTGCGCAGGCGCGCGCCGCGAACCAGCCCGAACGATTCTTTCGTGAGTTTCTTACCTCGACGACCGCTGCGCTCGACGGCACGGCGGGCGCAGTTTGGATCGCAGACCGAGGCAGCTTACGCCTAGCTGCCGAACAGCACCTATCCACCGACGACCGCGCGCACTACGAACGACTGGCGGCCGAAGCGTTTGCCGAAGGAGCCGGGAGATTCGTCGGTCGCGACGGCCGAACGCTCGGCGAATCGCGCAACGAAAACCAGCCTCAAGCGCACACTGCGACGCAGCACGACGCCGTTATGTCGTATCCGATTCGCATCGGCACCGCGGTATTGGGAATCGTCTCGATCGGCTTCGCCGACGAGCCGGCACGCGGCGCCCAGAGCGCGTTGCAACGAACGCTCGTTCCGCTGTGCGACCACGCGGCCGATTATCTCTTTCGCCGCCGGATCGATACGAACACCACGAGCGACGATCGCGAGACGAGCTTTGCGCAGCGCATCGCGGAGTTCGCGCTCGAAGTCCACGCGCCGCTCGATTTACGACGGACCGCCGCCGCGATCGCCAACGAAGCGCGGCGCCTCACCGATAGCGATCGGGCCGGAATCTGCGTCTATCGTCGTCGCCGAGCCGAGGCGTTCGCCGTCAGTGGACAAGATTATTTGGATCGACGCTCGAATTTGGTTCGGCGCTTAGAAACCCTCGCGGCAGCCGTCGCCGCCAGCGGCGAGAAGCTTCGTTTCCCGCACGACGATACGGCACTCGCCCCGCAAGTGGAATCGGCTCTGCACGCATATCTCGATGAATCGCAAGCTCGCGAACTGACCGTGGTGCCTCTCCGTTGCGGAGCGACGGCAACCGATGAAATCGTCGGCGTGCTGACGATCGAACAAATCGCGACAGCCGCGCCGATCCCGAAGCCGCATATCTCGCAGAGCAGCGACGATCGTCGACAGAGCCCGACTATGGAGTCGACTCCGCATCACGAGGCAGAAGGCTTGAACCTCCTTGAGTCGCTGATTCCGCACG
This is a stretch of genomic DNA from Planctomycetia bacterium. It encodes these proteins:
- a CDS encoding efflux RND transporter periplasmic adaptor subunit, whose amino-acid sequence is MSTTLDPRTPAPGPTPSIEKLRELHARLAAQARAANQPERFFREFLTSTTAALDGTAGAVWIADRGSLRLAAEQHLSTDDRAHYERLAAEAFAEGAGRFVGRDGRTLGESRNENQPQAHTATQHDAVMSYPIRIGTAVLGIVSIGFADEPARGAQSALQRTLVPLCDHAADYLFRRRIDTNTTSDDRETSFAQRIAEFALEVHAPLDLRRTAAAIANEARRLTDSDRAGICVYRRRRAEAFAVSGQDYLDRRSNLVRRLETLAAAVAASGEKLRFPHDDTALAPQVESALHAYLDESQARELTVVPLRCGATATDEIVGVLTIEQIATAAPIPKPHISQSSDDRRQSPTMESTPHHEAEGLNLLESLIPHAATALTNALRYDAVPLRSLTRPFATLDAFTGGSRLKKRLLALGAAVGIVAALCVVPYDFAVEARGTLQPVDRRDVFASVDGIVNKIFIRHGDRVRVGDPLFELRSTDLDVAEADLIKEINETEQEFANAQRQYNEGRSLTAAEMQRLVGQIATLEQRRESLRRQATLFSEKRARLRVVSPMVGQVATWNIEELLAERPVRQGQTLAGLVDPDGEWEVEIRVPEDRFGHVAEKHRAGLPPLEITFVLATDPGHEYKGTVVETHLAAEPRGEEGNVVLVTAKIDKSLLAQLHPGADVRVRVECGSRSLGYVLLHDVWSFVQSRILFKL
- a CDS encoding glycosyltransferase, translated to MRILFTSHEPLDGAVSGRFVDSAARGLASAGHQVRILCVDDEPGEEVEPNVRRVVCHATDRRAPFPHAMPTFGGVASPTAVAEAGRSNVTFAALSDRQLSDYRDLLRAEFDREIDLYDPCIVHVQHVWLFGHLALEAGIPYVLSAHPQEFEVARTDSRYRRYMQETAENACRILSHGAAARAVNELVGDLEGRVVPFPLPSNESLGKARWWESLPALYRASLIERFGKLPDHCVR